A region from the Deinococcus fonticola genome encodes:
- a CDS encoding enoyl-CoA hydratase-related protein gives MPYQTVRLTRQDDVATLTIVTRMGSMNTTFWREMPQALAEVQASRVLILRGEQLFSAGLDVKDNAAVIAPTLGDPSAFQAVVAEMHAAIEGLSQLPIPVIAAVHGWCIGAGLETISACDLRLCSREARFSLPEVKLGITADLGGLQRLPHLIGRGRAAHLALTGEPIDASTAERWGLVTEVLDTPEALFQRADELARHLAGLPARALEGTKRTLQDGLPHHESMQGAVQWNAQHMTLEGLQNALKK, from the coding sequence ATGCCGTACCAGACCGTTCGCCTCACCCGTCAGGACGACGTCGCCACGCTGACCATCGTGACCAGGATGGGCAGCATGAACACCACCTTCTGGCGCGAAATGCCGCAGGCGCTGGCCGAGGTGCAAGCGTCTCGCGTGCTGATCCTGCGCGGTGAGCAACTGTTCAGCGCGGGCCTGGACGTCAAAGACAACGCCGCCGTGATCGCCCCCACGCTGGGTGACCCCAGTGCATTCCAGGCGGTGGTGGCGGAAATGCATGCCGCCATCGAGGGCTTGAGCCAGCTGCCCATCCCCGTGATTGCCGCCGTTCACGGCTGGTGCATCGGTGCGGGCCTGGAAACCATCAGCGCCTGCGACCTGCGCCTGTGCAGCCGCGAGGCCAGATTCAGTCTGCCGGAGGTGAAACTGGGCATTACCGCTGACCTGGGCGGGCTGCAACGCCTGCCCCACCTGATCGGTCGGGGCCGCGCCGCACACCTGGCCCTGACCGGCGAACCCATCGACGCTTCCACTGCCGAACGCTGGGGCCTGGTCACTGAAGTCCTCGACACGCCGGAAGCCCTCTTCCAGCGTGCGGATGAACTCGCCCGGCACCTCGCGGGGCTGCCCGCCAGGGCCCTGGAAGGCACCAAACGTACCCTTCAAGACGGTCTGCCCCACCACGAAAGCATGCAGGGCGCCGTGCAGTGGAACGCCCAGCACATGACGCTGGAAGGCTTGCAAAACGCACTCAAGAAATAA
- a CDS encoding EamA family transporter, producing the protein MTAAPQPLTTHSLLLALLITFIWGVNFVVIKWSVGETSPLLVAALRFAVAAFPAVFFIPKPAIPARLLWGYGLAVGVMQFGLLYLAIQLGMSAGMGSLLMQTQAFFTALLAARLFGEKIMPWQAWGMGVAFMGMAVIGAFAGQDVPFFPLLVTLVAALGWSISNLLVRAAGNVNVFSLVIWSALIPPIPLTIMAGFTRGWGSVAHTLTHEGWPFWAAIVFMGLFNTVLGFGIWSSLIQKHGAARVAPLSLLVPVFGMLSSAIIFHETFPAGKVIGALLVSVGIVLHVFGGRWWRKH; encoded by the coding sequence ATGACCGCCGCGCCGCAGCCCCTCACCACCCACAGCCTGCTGCTGGCCCTGCTCATCACCTTCATCTGGGGCGTGAATTTCGTGGTCATCAAATGGTCGGTGGGCGAAACCTCACCGCTGCTGGTGGCCGCGCTGCGCTTCGCGGTGGCGGCCTTTCCCGCCGTGTTCTTCATTCCAAAACCCGCCATACCTGCCCGCCTGCTGTGGGGGTACGGGCTGGCGGTGGGCGTCATGCAATTCGGCCTCTTGTACCTGGCCATTCAACTGGGCATGAGCGCCGGCATGGGCAGCCTGCTGATGCAGACGCAGGCGTTTTTCACGGCGCTGCTGGCCGCCCGACTTTTCGGCGAAAAGATCATGCCGTGGCAGGCCTGGGGCATGGGCGTGGCTTTTATGGGCATGGCGGTCATCGGCGCCTTCGCCGGGCAGGACGTGCCCTTTTTTCCGCTGCTGGTCACGCTGGTGGCCGCGCTGGGCTGGTCGATCAGCAACCTGCTGGTGCGGGCCGCCGGGAACGTCAACGTGTTTTCCCTGGTGATCTGGAGCGCCCTGATTCCGCCCATTCCGCTGACGATCATGGCGGGCTTCACGCGCGGCTGGGGCAGCGTGGCGCACACCCTCACGCACGAGGGCTGGCCGTTCTGGGCGGCCATCGTGTTCATGGGCCTCTTCAACACGGTGCTAGGCTTCGGCATCTGGTCGAGCCTGATTCAGAAGCACGGCGCGGCCAGGGTCGCACCCCTGTCGCTGCTCGTTCCGGTGTTCGGGATGCTGTCCAGCGCGATTATCTTCCACGAGACTTTCCCGGCGGGCAAGGTCATCGGGGCGCTGCTGGTGTCGGTGGGAATCGTGCTGCACGTCTTCGGCGGGCGGTGGTGGAGAAAGCACTAA
- a CDS encoding SDR family oxidoreductase — translation MTLKPGTPESTFRPDLLAGKHALITGGGSGINLGIAQSFAAHGCAVTILGRNLEKAQRAAQGIVDAGGRALGVSADVRDFAAMQAAAAQAAQELGDFDIVLAGAAGNFPAPVDGISPNGFKTVVDIDLNGTFNTVKACAPHLKTPGGNILSISAYGVAVPMQAHVVAAKAGVDRLTETLAVEWGVRGIRVNAIIPGPIDGTEGMARLAPDEKSRKRVEEGVPLGRMGLPQDIANAALFLVSDAASYVTGVILNVDGGQNLLGGAPQYQMYLAMQAQQNRAE, via the coding sequence ATGACCTTGAAACCCGGTACCCCTGAATCCACTTTTCGCCCTGACCTGCTGGCGGGAAAGCACGCGCTGATCACCGGGGGGGGCAGCGGCATCAACCTGGGCATCGCGCAGAGTTTCGCGGCGCACGGCTGCGCGGTGACGATCCTGGGGCGCAACCTCGAGAAAGCGCAGCGGGCGGCGCAGGGCATCGTGGACGCGGGCGGGCGGGCACTGGGCGTATCGGCGGACGTGCGCGACTTCGCGGCCATGCAGGCCGCCGCGGCGCAGGCCGCGCAGGAGTTGGGGGACTTCGACATCGTGCTGGCGGGCGCCGCCGGCAACTTCCCCGCGCCGGTGGACGGTATTTCCCCGAACGGCTTCAAGACCGTGGTGGACATCGACCTGAACGGCACCTTCAACACCGTGAAAGCCTGCGCCCCGCACCTGAAAACCCCCGGCGGAAACATTCTGAGCATCAGCGCCTACGGGGTGGCGGTGCCCATGCAGGCGCACGTGGTCGCCGCCAAGGCCGGGGTCGACCGGCTCACCGAAACCCTGGCCGTGGAGTGGGGGGTGCGCGGCATTCGCGTGAACGCCATTATCCCCGGCCCGATCGACGGCACCGAAGGCATGGCTCGCCTGGCCCCCGACGAGAAAAGCCGTAAACGCGTGGAAGAGGGCGTCCCGCTGGGCCGCATGGGCCTTCCGCAGGACATCGCCAACGCCGCCCTTTTCCTGGTGTCCGACGCGGCCAGTTACGTCACCGGCGTGATTTTAAACGTCGACGGCGGGCAGAACCTGCTGGGCGGCGCACCGCAGTACCAGATGTACCTGGCCATGCAGGCGCAACAGAACAGGGCAGAGTAA
- a CDS encoding coiled-coil domain-containing protein codes for MKMKKSLSTLTFLLAGSAFAGGAVAPITTPAKVAAPSAVVTVACTVGAEAKAAIDLVVSKGLLPASYTTTFDWCKAVTRQEVAIILSRLLAQMPAQQTTFNPAELDVLRKGVQDAVAGLQELRASQADQAKAIADLQAQLAALQDQLKNMPAPGTGEAGAQGPAGEAGPAGEAGPAGPQGPAGEAGAVGPQGPAGPAGPTGAAGPAGPQGPQGIQGERGEKGDPYIPPAAPFRNGNYVGLAAYGVMYPSQGFMVRVSAGNDQLVNSFGVRITGDIPVRGTTPGASASAAITYRATTGRIDGILGVGAGYNFTRAATFGELSIGVDYRLTDNIALYGEGRQHYYFNIGNPYPNISSIAAGLKFRF; via the coding sequence ATGAAGATGAAGAAATCACTGAGTACACTCACGTTCCTGCTGGCCGGATCGGCCTTCGCCGGTGGGGCTGTCGCCCCCATCACCACGCCCGCCAAAGTCGCCGCCCCCAGCGCGGTGGTCACGGTGGCCTGCACCGTCGGTGCTGAAGCCAAAGCCGCCATTGACCTGGTGGTCAGCAAGGGCCTCCTGCCCGCTTCCTACACCACCACCTTCGACTGGTGCAAGGCCGTGACCCGCCAGGAAGTCGCCATCATCCTGTCGCGCCTGCTGGCCCAGATGCCCGCCCAGCAGACCACCTTCAACCCCGCCGAACTCGACGTGCTGCGCAAGGGTGTGCAGGACGCCGTGGCCGGCCTTCAGGAACTGCGCGCCAGCCAGGCCGACCAGGCCAAAGCGATTGCCGACCTGCAAGCCCAACTGGCCGCCCTGCAAGACCAGCTGAAGAACATGCCCGCCCCCGGCACCGGTGAAGCCGGCGCCCAGGGCCCCGCGGGCGAGGCTGGTCCCGCTGGTGAAGCTGGCCCGGCTGGCCCCCAGGGCCCCGCTGGTGAAGCTGGCGCCGTCGGCCCGCAAGGCCCGGCTGGTCCTGCCGGACCCACGGGTGCGGCTGGCCCCGCCGGCCCCCAGGGCCCCCAGGGCATTCAGGGTGAACGCGGAGAGAAGGGCGACCCCTACATTCCCCCCGCCGCTCCCTTCCGCAACGGCAACTACGTGGGCCTGGCCGCCTACGGCGTCATGTACCCCAGCCAGGGCTTCATGGTGCGCGTCTCCGCCGGCAACGACCAGCTGGTGAACAGCTTCGGCGTGCGCATCACCGGTGACATCCCGGTGCGCGGCACCACGCCGGGCGCCAGCGCCAGCGCCGCCATTACCTACCGCGCCACCACCGGCCGCATCGACGGCATCCTGGGCGTCGGCGCCGGGTACAACTTCACCCGCGCCGCCACCTTCGGTGAACTGTCCATCGGCGTGGATTACCGCCTCACCGACAACATCGCCCTGTACGGCGAAGGCCGTCAGCACTACTACTTCAACATCGGGAACCCCTACCCGAACATCAGCAGCATCGCCGCTGGCCTGAAGTTCCGCTTCTAA
- a CDS encoding D-alanyl-D-alanine carboxypeptidase/D-alanyl-D-alanine-endopeptidase gives MRRAVLLFLLLGCVSVGQAPVADAPVSSVTLRREPGPSAGVQRVLDRVQRDVKVTLLVRDVRDGRVLDSLHADAPMIPASALKTVTGAAVLVERQGAQGWWSTELTVPAADSGQAKVKALTLRGTADPTLSVATGRNSLRELARQAFAAGVREVGEVRFDQSRQDAASFLSTWYEAAMPAVRLSEWVDAPRDPGDIREALGRPLIVELRRAGIKVRSDVIGPAPVYRPYQPPIRKDEQGHVLPPDPVIPLERRPEQGVASVRSGSVVPLVWAVLRPSDNRRAEELLATLGAGHAGGGTLKGALARERALLEGLGVNLSGVVLADGSGLGRESRLTARALTDLLKVMYDLPYSTGRPGLPENLYRQRQNAFVEALPLAGTGERLPDHGGRGGTMATRLLGSGLDVRAKTGTLPGVSSLTGYVTARSGRVLTFAILMNGPDTAPLLTLRDQQDQLVRAIAAGH, from the coding sequence GTGCGCCGGGCTGTTCTGCTTTTTCTGCTGCTGGGTTGCGTGTCGGTCGGGCAGGCTCCGGTCGCTGACGCCCCTGTGTCCAGTGTGACGTTGCGGCGCGAGCCGGGGCCGTCGGCCGGCGTGCAGCGCGTGCTTGACCGGGTGCAGCGCGACGTGAAGGTCACTCTGCTGGTGCGCGACGTGCGTGATGGGCGGGTGCTGGATTCCTTGCACGCCGACGCGCCCATGATTCCCGCCAGCGCCCTCAAGACCGTGACCGGCGCGGCGGTGCTGGTGGAACGCCAGGGAGCGCAGGGCTGGTGGAGTACCGAACTGACCGTCCCCGCCGCCGATTCCGGCCAGGCGAAAGTCAAGGCCCTGACCCTGCGCGGCACGGCTGACCCGACCCTCAGCGTTGCCACGGGCAGGAACAGCCTGCGCGAACTGGCCCGGCAGGCTTTTGCGGCGGGCGTGCGCGAGGTGGGCGAAGTGCGTTTCGACCAGTCGCGGCAAGACGCCGCCAGTTTCCTGTCCACCTGGTACGAGGCCGCCATGCCCGCCGTGCGCCTCAGCGAGTGGGTGGACGCCCCGCGTGATCCCGGCGACATTCGTGAGGCGCTGGGCCGCCCGTTAATCGTGGAGCTGCGCCGTGCCGGCATCAAGGTGCGTTCGGACGTGATCGGCCCAGCGCCCGTGTACCGCCCCTACCAGCCGCCCATACGGAAGGATGAGCAGGGCCATGTCCTGCCGCCCGACCCGGTGATTCCCCTGGAACGTCGCCCGGAGCAGGGGGTGGCGAGCGTGCGCAGCGGTTCGGTGGTGCCGCTGGTGTGGGCGGTGCTGCGCCCCAGTGACAACCGCCGCGCCGAGGAACTGCTGGCCACGCTGGGCGCCGGCCACGCGGGGGGCGGCACGCTGAAGGGCGCACTGGCACGCGAACGCGCCCTGCTGGAAGGCCTGGGCGTGAACCTGAGCGGCGTGGTGCTGGCCGATGGCAGTGGCCTGGGCCGCGAGAGCAGACTGACTGCCCGCGCCCTGACCGACCTGCTGAAAGTCATGTACGACCTGCCGTACTCCACCGGGCGGCCGGGCCTGCCGGAGAATCTTTACCGGCAGCGGCAAAATGCCTTCGTGGAAGCCCTGCCGCTGGCCGGAACGGGGGAGCGCCTGCCGGATCACGGCGGGCGGGGCGGCACCATGGCCACGCGCCTGCTGGGCAGCGGCCTGGATGTCCGCGCCAAGACCGGCACGCTGCCGGGCGTGAGCAGCCTGACCGGGTATGTCACCGCCAGAAGTGGGCGGGTGCTGACCTTCGCCATTCTGATGAACGGCCCGGACACCGCCCCGCTGCTGACCCTGCGCGACCAGCAGGATCAGCTGGTCAGGGCCATCGCGGCGGGGCATTAA